The nucleotide window CTTCGTGCAAGGTGGGATCGAACTCCTGGCCGACCACACGCATTGGAGCCACGCCAAGCTGCTTGAGCACATCGACCAGCTGTTTGTAGAGACCCTGGTAGCTGCGGTGCAGAGCCTGTGCCTCCTCTCCCTGAGGATCAAGCTGCTGGCGGGCACGCTCGAAGTTGTCGACAACGGGAAGAATCTCGCTCAGCGTGCTGCAGGTGAGCTGAATCTTGAGCTCGTCCTGATCTCTGCTCTGGCGCTTGCGGAAGTTGTCAAAGTCGGCGGCGATGCGCATGTACTGACCTCTCAGCACATCGTGCTCATCCCGCAGGCTGTTGTGCTCCCGCTCAAGTTGCTCCAGTCGGGCTTCATTGTCACCGCTTTGCGGTGCCTCAGCCACGGTGCCGGAATCAGGAGACGCAGCGGCCTCCACTGAATCGGTGGGATTGACAGCAGGCTGCTGACCGTCGGAGACAGCCTGGGCGGGTTCCTGCTCAGGGGTGGAGACGTCGCCACTCATGCTGACCGGTTGCGAATTCACGTCTAGACATGTTGATGGGTGAGGTACGCCTCCCACAAGCGGCGGAAGCCCGCACCTTTTCGATTGGATGAACTGTGAGTGACGTTCGCCGACGTTTGGAACTGGAACTGCTGCTGAAGCGAGCGATCCCTGGGACTCTCAGCAGCGCTGACGAACCGGATCTTCTGAACGATCTCGCGGCGATGGGACTGGATCCCACTCGCCATGGCGAACTGACTGCGGCGCTTAGCAGCCTTCTCAAGCCAGCAAGGGCGGAACCCGGTCAGGCCCCAGACGACAACGACGAAAACACGGAGAGCATCGCCGACACGGCCACCTCCTATCTCGCGGAATTCACCGTGGACGGGGTACTGGAAGACGACCCCGATCAAGCCGCGCTGCAGTCTTCCTCCATCGTGGATCTGGAAGACGGACTGAACGATGCGGATCGTTCACCGGTGATCAATCTCGTGGACCGGATCCTGATGCAGGCGCTGCAGCTGGGAGCCAGCGATATTCACGTGGAGCCCCAGCAGGCTGGGCTGCAATTGCGCTTCCGCCAGGACGGCGTTCTGCAGAGCAGCATCGAACCTCTGCCGAGCCGCTTGGTACCGGCGGTGACCTCCCGCTTCAAAATCATGGCGGACTTAGATATTGCTGAACGGCGCATGGCCCAGGACGGGCGAATCCGGCGCAGATTCCAGCACCGCACCGTGGACTTCAGGGTGAATTGCCTGCCCAGCCGATTTGGGGAAAAGATCGTGTTACGCCTGCTGGATAGCTCCGCCACTCAGCTAGGCCTCGACAAGCTGATCACGAGTGAGTCAACGCTTGACACCGTGCGATCCCTGGGTTCCAAACCCTTCGGAATGATCCTGGTGACCGGGCCCACCGGATCGGGGAAATCCACCACGCTCTATTCCCTGCTGGCGGAACGCAACGACCCCGGGATCAATATCTCCACAGTGGAGGATCCGATCGAATACACCCTCCCAGGCATAACCCAATGCCAAGTGAACCGGGAGAAAGGTTTCGATTTCAGCCAGGCGCTGCGGGCCTTCATGCGCCAGGACCCGGATGTGCTGCTCGTGGGGGAGACCCGTGACTTGGAAACAGCCAAGACGGCCATCGAAGCAGCACTGACAGGTCACCTCGTGCTCACCACGTTGCATTGCAACGACGCTCCCAGTGCCATCGCCCGACTGGATGAGATGGGCGTTGAACCCTTCATGGTGAGCGCGTCACTGATCGGCATCGTGTCCCAGCGATTGCTGCGGCGTGTCTGCCCGGACTGCCGCATTCCTTACCACCCGAAAGCTGAGGAACTTGGTCGGTTCGGTTTGATGACCAGCAATGAGGAGGGCGTGACGTTCTTCAAACCCAACCACCGAGAAGGGCATCCGGACGCATGTCCCACCTGTCAGGGGAGCGGCTACAAGGGCCGGGTGGGGGTTTATGAGGTGCTGCGCATGAATGAAGTGATGGCTGCTGCGGTGGCCAAGGGAGCCACCACCGACATGGTGCGCCAGCTGGCCCTGGAATCAGGGATGAAAACACTGTTGGGCTACAGCCTTGATCTGGTTCGCGAAGGGCGCACCACCCTGGAGGAAGTCGGCCGCATGGTGCTCACTGATGCAGGCCTCGAATCCGAACGCCGGGCCCGAGCCCTGAGCACGCTCAGCTGCAGCGGATGTGGTGGCGGACTTCAGGAAGGTTGGCTGGAATGTCCGTACTGCCTTACCCCACGCCAATGAGGGCCACATCATGGAACTGATGATCGAGGACCTGATGCAGGAGCTGGTGGAGGCAGGCGGCAGCGACCTTCACATCGCCAGCGGTCAACCCCCCTACGGCCGCTTCAGCGGCCAGTTGCGGCCCATGCGCGACGAGCCCCTGATGGAGGAAAGCTGCAACCGGCTGATCTTCTCCATGCTTAACAACAGCCAGCGCAAAACACTCGAACAGACCTGGGAGCTCGACTGTGCCTACGGACTCAAAGGCGTGGCCCGCTTCCGGGTGAATGTATACCGCCAGAAAGGCAGCTATGCCGCCTGTCTGCGCGCTCTCGGTAGCAAAATCCCCAGCATCGAACTGCTGAATCTTCCTCCCGTGGTGGTGGAAACGAGCAAACGCCCCCGGGGATTAGTGCTCGTGACCGGCCCGACTTGGTCAGGCAAAACCACCACCCTGGCGGCCCTGCTGGATCACATCAACCACAGCCGGGCGGAACACATCCTCACGATCGAGGATCCGATCGAATTCGTGTACAAGAGCGATCAGAGCCTGGTGCATCAACGCCAGCTCAACGAAGACACCCGCAGTTTCGCCAATGCACTGCGAGCAGCCCTGAGGGAAGACCCCGACGTCATCCTGGTGGGAGAAATGCGCGATCTGGAAACCATCCAGCTGGCGATCAGCGCTGCTGAAACCGGACACCTGGTGTTCGGCACGTTGCACACCAGCTCAGCGGCCCAGACCGTGGACCGCATGGTGGATGTGTTCCCTCCCGCTCAGCAGACCCAAATCCGCGTGCAGCTCTCGGGGAGCCTGGTAGCCGTGTTCTCTCAAACCCTATGCCGCCGCCGCAACCCTGCACCTGGACAATTCGGCCGGGTGATGGCGCAGGAAATCATGATCAACACGCCGGCCATCGCCAATCTCATCCGCGAAGGAAAAACCGCCCAGCTGTATTCACAGATTCAAACCGGTGGCGAACTGGGCATGCAGACCCTGGAGAAGGCGCTAGCAGATCTGATCAATCGAGGAGACATCACCCTTCAGGAGGCGCGGGCAAAGGCGAGCAAACCCTCCGAACTGGATCGGCTCGCGGCTGGTTGAGGCGCTGCCGTTCGCTATGGCCAAATTCACCGCCAACTACACCTCCGCCACCGGTCAGACGCGCTCGGTAATCATTCGGGCAAAGGATGTTCAGACGGCACGCAAACAACTCCGCCGCCGTGGCATTAAGGCAACAGAACTGAGGGCTGCCGAAACTTCAGCAAAACGCCCGCAAGAGGCCAAGGCCAGCGGTGGGATCCTGTCCGTGGATCTTGGGGAGATGTTCCAAAAGCCTCCAGGAGTGAAAGACAAAGCGGTCTGGGCCAGCAAACTGGCTGCGCTGGTGGATGCCGGTGTGCCGATCGTGCGCAGCCTCGATCTGATGGCCACCCAGCAGAAGCTGCCGATGTTCAAGAAGGCGCTCACCGCCGTGGGACTGGAAGTGAACCAGGGCACAGCCATGGGAGCTGCCATGCGCCAGTGGCCGAAGGTGTTTGATCAACTCACCGTCGCCATGGTGGAAGCCGGTGAGGCTGGCGGCGTGCTGGATGAGTCGCTGAAGCGTCTGGCCAAGCTGCTGGAAGACAACGCCCGATTGCAGAACCAGATCAAGGGAGCGCTTGGCTACCCGGTGGCCGTTCTGGTGATTGCGATTCTGGTGTTCCTGGGAATGACCATCTTCCTGATTCCCACCTTTGCGGGAATCTTCGAAGACCTGGGGGCTGAACTACCGCTGTTCACACAGCTGATGGTGGACCTGAGCAAACTGCTGCGCTCCTCAGCCGCAATTCTTTTCGCCGGTGCACTTCTGGTGGGCATCTGGCTGTTCAGCCGTTACTACAGCACCCACAAGGGCCGCCGAGTGGTTGATCGACTGATGCTGAAAGTTCCACTATTTGGCGACTTGATCATGAAAACCGCCACCGCCCAATTCTGCCGAATCTTCAGTTCGCTTACCCGCGCTGGCGTACCGATTCTGATGTCGCTGGAGATCTCCAGCGAAACAGCAGGCAATTCGATCATCTCCGACGCCATCCTTGAATCGCGCGCACTTGTTCAGGAGGGAGTACTGCTGAGCACAGCGCTCACTCGCCAGAAAGTGTTGCCGGATATGGCCCTGAGCATGCTCTCAATCGGCGAGGAAACCGGTGAGATGGATCAGATGCTGAGCAAAGTAGCCGACTTCTACGAAGACGAGGTTTCGGCATCCGTGAAGGCGCTCACCTCAATGCTTGAACCCGCGATGATCGTGGTGGTGGGCGGAATAGTGGGCTCAATTTTGCTGGCGATGTACCTGCCGATGTTCACCGTGTTTGATCAGATTCAATAAACAGAAGTAAGAAAGCACTTGATTGCTTCAGTGATTAGCAATCAGCTTGATTAACACCTGCAATCGCCATCCCAGCCAGCCAGCCGCCGCTCCAGCAGGCCTGGAAATTGAAGCCACCGGTCACGCCATCCACATCCAACAATTCACCGGCCAGATACAAACCAGGGCAGCGGCGGCTTTCCATTGTGGCCAGGTTCACCTCACCGAGATCCACGCCGCCAGCCGTTACAAACTCCTCTCCAAAAGGGCCACGTCCCTGGATGGCCAGCCGCTGAGCGCAGAGAATCTCCACCAGCTGTCGCTCGGCCTTCATCGGCAGATCCGCCCAGCGCCGGTCAGCCTCCACTCCAGCCAGAGCCAGAAAGGCCTGCCACAACCGACGCGGCAGGTGATCCAAAGGCTTGGCGGCTGACACGGTTCGCCGGGCCTGCTCTTGGCGCCACTGCTGCAACCGCTGGACTACTCCGGAGCGGCCCAGCCCAGCACTCCAATCCACCTTCAGATCCCCCTTGTAATGGCTCTGATGCAGTGCTCGGGCTGCAAACGCCGAAAGCCGCAGAGTGGCAGGACCGCTCAAACCCCGGTGGGTGATCAGCACCCGACCGGTCTGGCGAAAACGCTGATCACCCAGCTTCAGATCCAAGCCCACATCATCAAGGGCGATGCCGCTGCAAGCTGTGAGCTCCCGGGCCTGCAGCGAGAGGCTGAACAGCGACGGCACCGGTGGCACCACCTGATGGCCAAGCCCAGTAGCCAGTTTGCGACCACTGGGGTGACCACCGGTGGCCAGCATCACGCTGCGGGCCCGCAAGGGCTGCTCCAGGCCGCGGCCCTCAATCAAAAAGCCACCCTGAGGATGGGGTGTGATCTGCTGCACCATGGCCCGCAGCCGCCATTGCACGCCGGCTGCTGCTGCTGCCTGCTGCAGGCAGCGGATCACCGCCTCGGATCGGTTCTCCTGGGGGAACAGGCGTCCGTCGGGCTCCTCCACCAGCGTGAGACCACGTTCTTCAAACCAGGCGATGGCATCACCGCAGGCGAAGCGACTGAACGGACCGCGCAAGGGCCTGCTGCCGCGCGGATAGTGGCTGGCCAACTCGCGTGGATCCCAGCAAGCATGGGTCACGTTGCAGCGGCCGCCGCCACTGATGCGCACCTTCTGCAGAGGCTCCGGAGTGCCTTCCAGCACCAACACCTGAGCCAGGCCCTGCTCAGCGGCGGTGATCGCTGCCATGGTTCCGGCAGGACCACCACCAACAACGATCAGATCAAGAAGGCTGGAAGCGCAGGGCAACACCGTTGTTGCAATAGCGCTTGCCGGTCGGCCGGGGGCCGTCATTGAACACATGGCCCTGGTGTCCGCCGCAGCGGCTGCAGTGGTATTCCGTACGCGGAACGATCAGTTTGAAATCTACTTTCGTGGCGATCGCACCCGGCAAAGGCTCAAAGAAACTGGGCCAGCCGGTGCCACTGTCAAACTTGGCCTTTGAGGAGAACAAAGGCAGATCGCACCCGGCGCAGTGATACGTGCCGGTTCGTTTCTCGTTGTTCAACGCACTCGTGAACGGACGTTCAGTGCCCTCCTTGCGCAGCACTGAATAGGCCTCTGGTGTGAGGCGCTTCTTCCATTCCGCATCCGTCAGATCCCAGGCCGAATCAGACGCCTTGGAGGCCGCCAACACCCGGTCTGGAGCTCTGAACACCCCAAACAAACCCGCTGCCGTCGCCACCATCAGGGACCGTCTGCTCAGCAACCAATGCTCAACGGTGGGAGTCATCGCTGTCATCTCCGGTTGATATGGGTCTGTTCTAAGCAAACTGAACCCCAAGGCCAGGCACCATGGGGGGATGGATTCCCTCACTGATGCCGATCGGGAACCCCCCTGGCGTTTCAGCGTCGCCCCGATGCTGGACTGCACCGACCGGCATTTCCGCCAGTTGATGCGGTTGATCAGCCGCCATTCACTGCTGTACAGCGAAATGGTGGTGGCCCAGGCGCTGCACCACAGCAACCGCAGGGAACGACTGCTGGGTTTCGATCCAGAAGAACACCCGATCGTGCTGCAGGTGGGAGGTGACGAACCCCGGCTGCTTGCCGAAGCCACCCGAATGGCTGCGGACTGGGGCTACGACGAGATCAACCTGAATGTGGGCTGCCCCAGCCCGAGGGTGCAAGCCGGCAATTTCGGCGCTTGTCTGATGGCGGAACCAGAACGTGTAGCGCAGTGCGTGGAAGCCATGGTGTCGGCGAGCGATCGGCCCATCACGGTGAAGCACCGCGTGGGGATCGATGATCTCGACAGCGATGATCTGCTCACTGCTTTCGTGGACCGGGTGGCTGATGCCGGTGCCTCTCGCTTCAGTGTGCATGCGCGCAAAGCGTGGCTAGAGGGTCTTGACCCCAAACAGAACCGCACGATCCCCCCCCTGCAACACGACCGGGTGATTGCCCTGAAAAAGCGCAGACCGCAGCTCACGATCGAACTGAACGGAGGCCTCGACACCCCGGAACAGTGCCTTGATGCCTTGCAGCACTGTGACGGTGCCATGGTGGGCCGTGCGGCCTATGCCCACCCCCTGCGCTGGGCTTCAGTGGATGAGCTCATCTATGGAGATGTTTGTCGCACCGTACGGGCATCCGACGTACTGATCGGCCTAATCCCCCATGCCGAACGACACCTCCAGCGCGGAGGCCGTCTCTGGGACATCGGCCGTCATCTCGTGCAACTGGTGGAAGGGGTTCCTGGAGCCCGTCATTGGCGCCGTGACTTGGGCCAGAACGCTCAGCGTGCCGGCGCCGATCTCACAGTGCTGGAGTCATCAGCCCGGCAGCTGATCGATGCCGGGCTGTAACGAGACAATGCGGAAGAGTCAGCCTTCAGCGCCGCCGTAACCGCTGTAGTCATCTCCGCCGCCCTCACTGGGTGCAGCTCCCCCACGCCGGCGACGGCTGCGGCCGTCATCTCCGCCGCCACCATCGCTGTAACCACCGCCACCAGCAGCTCCACTGCCGCCGCCATAACTACGATCTTCCCATCCGCGGGCACCCGAGCGGCGCTCACCGCCACCGCCGTAGCCGCCGCCGCCGTCGTTGTAACCACCGCCGCCGCCGCGGTAACCACCACCACCGCCACCGCCGTAGCCACCACCACCGCCACCGCCGTAGCCACCACCACCGCCGCCGCCGTAGCCGCCACCGCCACCACCACGACGAGGTGCGCTCCCGCGAGGCTCCGCCTTGTTGATTCGCAGAGGACGCCCCATCAGCTCAGCACCCTGGAGGGCTTCGATGGCAGCGGCTTCGGCCGCGTCATCAGCCATTTCCACGAAGGCAAAACCGCGTTTGCGACCGGTATCGCGCTCAAGGGGGAGGGCACAGTTCGTGACCTCTCCGAAAGCAGCGAATAATTCAATGACGTCTTCCTGCTCAGCGCGGAAGGGCAAATTGCCTACAAAAATGCTCACGTTCCTGATGAACCTGAATGAAAGAGACCCTTGGGATCAGACAAGCCATCGGGTCAAGGTCCAGTGAAGGAACGCGTCACCTCCGGCTTGCTCAGCGTAGACCCGTCCACGCGAAATGTTCATCCATTCGTTAATTCCAACCGCTCACTCCAAACTGACAACTGTTCCTCCACGCGATCGAAGCCCGTTCCGCCTTCACTGGTTCGCGCCGCCACAACCTGGCGAGGAGCCAGTGCCTCAAAGAGATCAGATTCAATCGCAGGGTGAAAATTTTGCCAGCGATCCAGGCTGAGGTCCCGCAGCAACAGCCCCTCGCTCAGACATTGCTTCACCACCGAGCCAACGATCTGATAAGCCTCCCGGAAGGGAACCTGGCGAGCCACAAGGTAATCAGCAACGTCAGTGGCATTGGAGAAGTCGGAAGCCACTGCTGCTTCCAAACGGTCTTCCCGGAAGCTGAGGCCCTCGTCCATCAGGATGGTCATCGCTTCCAAGCACTGGGAACCTGTGGAGACCACATCGAACAGGGCCTCTTTGTCTTCCTGGAAATCCTTGTTGTAAGCCAGAGGCAAGCCCTTGATCATCGTCAGCAGGCCCTGGAGATGACCAAACACCCGTCCGCACTTTCCCCTCACCAATTCGGGCACATCCGGATTTTTCTTCTGAGGCATCAGGCTGCTTCCAGTCGCACAGCGATCACTGAGCCGAACAAAGCCGCATTCCTCGGAAGCCCAGAAGATCACCTCCTCCCCAAGGCGGCTGAGATGCACCATCACCAAGGAGATGGCAGCAGAGAATTCCACTGCAAAATCCCTGTCGCTCACGGCATCAAGGCTATTGGCATAGAGGC belongs to Synechococcus sp. WH 7805 and includes:
- a CDS encoding NAD(P)/FAD-dependent oxidoreductase codes for the protein MLPCASSLLDLIVVGGGPAGTMAAITAAEQGLAQVLVLEGTPEPLQKVRISGGGRCNVTHACWDPRELASHYPRGSRPLRGPFSRFACGDAIAWFEERGLTLVEEPDGRLFPQENRSEAVIRCLQQAAAAAGVQWRLRAMVQQITPHPQGGFLIEGRGLEQPLRARSVMLATGGHPSGRKLATGLGHQVVPPVPSLFSLSLQARELTACSGIALDDVGLDLKLGDQRFRQTGRVLITHRGLSGPATLRLSAFAARALHQSHYKGDLKVDWSAGLGRSGVVQRLQQWRQEQARRTVSAAKPLDHLPRRLWQAFLALAGVEADRRWADLPMKAERQLVEILCAQRLAIQGRGPFGEEFVTAGGVDLGEVNLATMESRRCPGLYLAGELLDVDGVTGGFNFQACWSGGWLAGMAIAGVNQADC
- a CDS encoding ATPase, T2SS/T4P/T4SS family; protein product: MSDVRRRLELELLLKRAIPGTLSSADEPDLLNDLAAMGLDPTRHGELTAALSSLLKPARAEPGQAPDDNDENTESIADTATSYLAEFTVDGVLEDDPDQAALQSSSIVDLEDGLNDADRSPVINLVDRILMQALQLGASDIHVEPQQAGLQLRFRQDGVLQSSIEPLPSRLVPAVTSRFKIMADLDIAERRMAQDGRIRRRFQHRTVDFRVNCLPSRFGEKIVLRLLDSSATQLGLDKLITSESTLDTVRSLGSKPFGMILVTGPTGSGKSTTLYSLLAERNDPGINISTVEDPIEYTLPGITQCQVNREKGFDFSQALRAFMRQDPDVLLVGETRDLETAKTAIEAALTGHLVLTTLHCNDAPSAIARLDEMGVEPFMVSASLIGIVSQRLLRRVCPDCRIPYHPKAEELGRFGLMTSNEEGVTFFKPNHREGHPDACPTCQGSGYKGRVGVYEVLRMNEVMAAAVAKGATTDMVRQLALESGMKTLLGYSLDLVREGRTTLEEVGRMVLTDAGLESERRARALSTLSCSGCGGGLQEGWLECPYCLTPRQ
- the argH gene encoding argininosuccinate lyase; the encoded protein is MAGGVTGGGSATWSDRFEQGLHPVIERFNASIGFDINLLQEDLDGSIAHARMLAQCGVISEVEGDQLCGGLEQIRSEAAEGRFQPGLEDEDVHFAVERRLIALLGPVGKKLHTGRSRNDQVGTDLRLWLRRRIDELIPQVKTLQKALLRQALNHRQTLIPGYTHLQRAQPVCLAHHLLAYVEMLERDRQRLEDARKRVNVSPLGAAALAGTPVPIDRRNTAAALGFDSLYANSLDAVSDRDFAVEFSAAISLVMVHLSRLGEEVIFWASEECGFVRLSDRCATGSSLMPQKKNPDVPELVRGKCGRVFGHLQGLLTMIKGLPLAYNKDFQEDKEALFDVVSTGSQCLEAMTILMDEGLSFREDRLEAAVASDFSNATDVADYLVARQVPFREAYQIVGSVVKQCLSEGLLLRDLSLDRWQNFHPAIESDLFEALAPRQVVAARTSEGGTGFDRVEEQLSVWSERLELTNG
- the grpE gene encoding nucleotide exchange factor GrpE, yielding MSGDVSTPEQEPAQAVSDGQQPAVNPTDSVEAAASPDSGTVAEAPQSGDNEARLEQLEREHNSLRDEHDVLRGQYMRIAADFDNFRKRQSRDQDELKIQLTCSTLSEILPVVDNFERARQQLDPQGEEAQALHRSYQGLYKQLVDVLKQLGVAPMRVVGQEFDPTLHEAVLREPSDAHAEDVVIEELQRGYHLNGKVLRHAMVKVSMGPGPQNAPAEAGATSDDSAADEGGSGDGNG
- a CDS encoding RNA-binding protein, which encodes MSIFVGNLPFRAEQEDVIELFAAFGEVTNCALPLERDTGRKRGFAFVEMADDAAEAAAIEALQGAELMGRPLRINKAEPRGSAPRRGGGGGGYGGGGGGGYGGGGGGGYGGGGGGGYRGGGGGYNDGGGGYGGGGERRSGARGWEDRSYGGGSGAAGGGGYSDGGGGDDGRSRRRRGGAAPSEGGGDDYSGYGGAEG
- a CDS encoding type IV pilus twitching motility protein PilT, whose amino-acid sequence is MELMIEDLMQELVEAGGSDLHIASGQPPYGRFSGQLRPMRDEPLMEESCNRLIFSMLNNSQRKTLEQTWELDCAYGLKGVARFRVNVYRQKGSYAACLRALGSKIPSIELLNLPPVVVETSKRPRGLVLVTGPTWSGKTTTLAALLDHINHSRAEHILTIEDPIEFVYKSDQSLVHQRQLNEDTRSFANALRAALREDPDVILVGEMRDLETIQLAISAAETGHLVFGTLHTSSAAQTVDRMVDVFPPAQQTQIRVQLSGSLVAVFSQTLCRRRNPAPGQFGRVMAQEIMINTPAIANLIREGKTAQLYSQIQTGGELGMQTLEKALADLINRGDITLQEARAKASKPSELDRLAAG
- the msrB gene encoding peptide-methionine (R)-S-oxide reductase MsrB; this encodes MTAMTPTVEHWLLSRRSLMVATAAGLFGVFRAPDRVLAASKASDSAWDLTDAEWKKRLTPEAYSVLRKEGTERPFTSALNNEKRTGTYHCAGCDLPLFSSKAKFDSGTGWPSFFEPLPGAIATKVDFKLIVPRTEYHCSRCGGHQGHVFNDGPRPTGKRYCNNGVALRFQPS
- the dusA gene encoding tRNA dihydrouridine(20/20a) synthase DusA, with the protein product MDSLTDADREPPWRFSVAPMLDCTDRHFRQLMRLISRHSLLYSEMVVAQALHHSNRRERLLGFDPEEHPIVLQVGGDEPRLLAEATRMAADWGYDEINLNVGCPSPRVQAGNFGACLMAEPERVAQCVEAMVSASDRPITVKHRVGIDDLDSDDLLTAFVDRVADAGASRFSVHARKAWLEGLDPKQNRTIPPLQHDRVIALKKRRPQLTIELNGGLDTPEQCLDALQHCDGAMVGRAAYAHPLRWASVDELIYGDVCRTVRASDVLIGLIPHAERHLQRGGRLWDIGRHLVQLVEGVPGARHWRRDLGQNAQRAGADLTVLESSARQLIDAGL
- a CDS encoding type II secretion system F family protein: MAKFTANYTSATGQTRSVIIRAKDVQTARKQLRRRGIKATELRAAETSAKRPQEAKASGGILSVDLGEMFQKPPGVKDKAVWASKLAALVDAGVPIVRSLDLMATQQKLPMFKKALTAVGLEVNQGTAMGAAMRQWPKVFDQLTVAMVEAGEAGGVLDESLKRLAKLLEDNARLQNQIKGALGYPVAVLVIAILVFLGMTIFLIPTFAGIFEDLGAELPLFTQLMVDLSKLLRSSAAILFAGALLVGIWLFSRYYSTHKGRRVVDRLMLKVPLFGDLIMKTATAQFCRIFSSLTRAGVPILMSLEISSETAGNSIISDAILESRALVQEGVLLSTALTRQKVLPDMALSMLSIGEETGEMDQMLSKVADFYEDEVSASVKALTSMLEPAMIVVVGGIVGSILLAMYLPMFTVFDQIQ